The Salvia splendens isolate huo1 chromosome 20, SspV2, whole genome shotgun sequence nucleotide sequence GGTATCCATAATATCGTCGAAATCGAAGcccatgataaaaaaaattgatggaCACCTTATTACTAGATTCCCAATCCATTCACAACTCTTCTATGAAATCGCTATACATAATCTAGTTATCAGTGCACTCCACCTGTTCGGTAAAAGCCCCAAGAGAACCCCTCAATTATAGCAGCGATGAGGCGATTGTTGTTGAACTCTGTTTCTTCTCTGAAGCATTACTCTTCATCTGCATCAGCATCAGCATCAAACGTGCTTAAACCCGGTGACATTTTGAAGCAATCCAGAATATTTTCCATAGCCGAAGTCGAGGATTACTCGAAGCTAACACACGATTATAATCCACTCCACTTTGATTTGGAATGCGCCACGAAAGCCGGATACAAAGACACTCCTATCCCGGGATTGCTCGTTGCTTCCCTGTTTCCGAGGATCATTGCTTCCCATTTCGTAAGTGTTTCTTCTTTCAATTGCACATTTTGTTTTAGAATTGATTCCAAGTATATGTGATTGATGATCATTGTATCTTTGTTTAGCCGGGGGCGATTTACGTGAAGCAAACGCTGGAGTTTAGGGCGCCGGTCTTCGTTGGAGATGATGTTGTTGGTGAAGTGCAGGCAAATAGCATTAGACAGATCAAAGATAAGTTCATGTAAGAAATAAAACTTGCTTTTTTTGTCATGTGAACTTGTTTCTTTATTGAATGGTGCGTTGTTTCTTTGGCCGATAGGGTGAAATTTGCGACTACTTGCCGGAAAGATGGTGGCGAGGTCGTGATTGGTGGTGAGGCTACGGCGATTCTACCCGCGCTGGCTGTGAATAGAGACGGCCGGTGTTGATCGAAGACTGCAATTTCTACCTGCCTTTTTCTTGAATGCTATGAGTTTGCCTTTTTATCTTTCTTTGTTGCTTAAATTCTATTTTCAATCCATTGATTTTGAAGGGATCTTTTGATTCTTGATTCTAAGATGTTAGTACATTTGAAGAGACTATTAAATTCCATCATTTTTAGCTAGTCCAACTTCAGAAATTGTTTCATACTCAGACTATCAAAGTTCTTTCAGAGTAAAAAAATGAAGATCGAGAAACATCAGCAAATATTGAAAGCTTGCATATTCAGACTATCAAGGTTCTTTTAGAGTTAAAAAAAgatagagaaaaataaaaacatattgaAAGTTTGcatatttacaaataaataactTAAATCATATCAATAGGTTACTAGTCTCCACCAACTACTAGCTTTGCTCACTTTATGGTTTTCCCCGCGAACTTCAAACTCGGTGAAAACACCCATTAACTTGGCGATAATAGCCAATTTCCCACTAGTTAGATCCGACGTGGCACATCATGAAATGGCATCGCTTACAGAACCTCTAATTAAGCGACGTTGTTTGGTGAAACATCCAACTGAATCCACGTATAATCATATACATTTTGATGTGCCACATCAGACTTTTTtttgtcaattttaaagttcgtagGAAAACCCAAAAGTGACATAGTTGATGATATTAGGTTCTAATAAAGTAATAGCAATTCATTAATTATTAGCCTCCCCGTTTTAACATAATATACCACATTTTCGATTAATCCTATGATTCCTACCAACCTAGATCAACCGTAATTATACTAACACCATGTCTAGACAAAGCAGTTGATGGTAACCACCCCTATTTTTAccgaaacaaaacaaaaatctcAGGCAAACTGATGAAAACCAAACaagaaatttcatttttcaattccCACAAAAAACATTTCCAAAAAAATCGGATTGCACAATGCCTAATGTAGCTTGTACATAAAATCCCAAGATTCTACAATCTTGATATCATTTTAATCCAGAATCTAGGGAGGATGAAAGACGCCGACCGACGTCCGGATGCAGCGATCAACATTGTGAAGCCCGTGAACTTCGCCGGGGGGCTCGAGTTTTCCAACCTCACATACACTGTGATCAAGAAGGTGAAAGATATCAATGGAAAATGGGTGAAGCAAGAAGCTGACTTGCTGCATGACATAACTGGCTATGCAGCGAAAGGCTGTATCACCGCAGTCATGGGCCCGAGCGGCGCCGGGAAGTCGACATTTTTAGACGGTCTGGCCGGCCGGATCGCGGGGGGGGGGCTAATGGGGCGCGTGCCACTAGACGGCACCGACGTTAACCCGAGCCTGATCAAGAGGATTTCAGCATACATAATGCAGGATGATAGGCTGTTTCCTATGCTCACTGTTTACGAGACACTGATGTTTGCTGCTGATTTCAGGCTCGGATCGAGGTCCACGTCCGACAAAAGGCAGTGCGTCGAGCAGCTGATCGAGAAGCTTGGTTTATCGGTATGTCACTTGAAAATCCTACTCCTAAAATGAAACAGTTTAGACACTAACTATTGAGCAGTCATCGAGGAATACTTACATAGGCGACGAAGGGAGGAGGGGCGTCTCGGGTGGGGAGCGTCGGAGGGTGACGATCGGTGTGGACATCATCCACGGACCTTCTCTCTTGTTCTTGGACGAGCCCACTTCGGGTTTGGACTCCACCAGTGCTCACAGTGTGATGGAGAAGGTTCACGACATAGCGCGATCCGGGAGCACTGTGGTGCTCACAATCCACCAGCCCTCGTCGCGGATACAGCTGCTGCTAGACCACGTCTTCATCCTGGCTCGAGGGCAGCTCGTGTACCAGGGCTCTCCTAGGGATGTCGTTGGCCACCTAGGCCGGATCGGGCGCAGGGTCTCGAAGGGC carries:
- the LOC121780829 gene encoding (R)-specific enoyl-CoA hydratase-like — encoded protein: MRRLLLNSVSSLKHYSSSASASASNVLKPGDILKQSRIFSIAEVEDYSKLTHDYNPLHFDLECATKAGYKDTPIPGLLVASLFPRIIASHFPGAIYVKQTLEFRAPVFVGDDVVGEVQANSIRQIKDKFMVKFATTCRKDGGEVVIGGEATAILPALAVNRDGRC